In one window of Tubulanus polymorphus chromosome 3, tnTubPoly1.2, whole genome shotgun sequence DNA:
- the LOC141901939 gene encoding uncharacterized protein LOC141901939 isoform X1 yields MSDNKVKKDLKKLVDDVHKTNQSVVKELDQLTLAGKQTIAPELLEKLQIAQGSYEELQKYLEDNEEKKRNDEKQKLGHKKVILSPEEQELTYELKAQMMRQIDVQNAKLKTELKLHGKKEELRVANQVNRRLHDEWTMSRTNSMKLLKMFERKAKEANDKVNQLQIELLKSKQLAKKYHDMYETECRNNGHPPRVQSARSTSSEGAESNKSNTQLLRKAITVPGHRLPDYQRRFEVLLVENEELKRDINRLRADNAELVKTAKHAQASADAMTHHLGTSEMARKDLIKKFHRQQKQHNQLEKSLTRQACDWVQQKKKMQALEQEYRWSQVNPMAILGSEQRTYAHPVQRNVDQPRMMFPVTSYASANT; encoded by the exons ATGTCTGATAATAAGGTAAAAAAG GATTTGAAAAAACTGGTTGATGACGTTCATAAAACCAATCAAAGTGTAGTCAAAGAACTAGATCAACTTACTCTAGCAGGGAAACAAACTATTGCTCCGGAGTTACTTGAGAAATTACAAATTGCGCAAGGCTCTTATGAAGAG CTTCAAAAATACCTGGAAGATAATgaagagaaaaaaagaaatgatgaaaaacaaaaacttgGACACAAAAA GGTTATACTGAGTCCTGAAGAGCAAGAATTAACGTATGAGTTAAAAGCACAAATGATGAGACAAATCGACGTTCAGAATGCTAAACTCAAGACGGAATTAAAACTTCATGGAAAGAAGGAGGAATTAAGAGTAGCCAATCAGGTTAATCGTAGATTACATGATGAGTGGACAATGTCACGCACGAATTCGATGAAActtctgaaaatgtttgaaagaAAAGCTAAAGAAG CTAATGACAAGGTGAACCAGCTACAAATTGAGCTTTTGAAGTCAAAACAGTTGGCCAAGAAATATCATGACATGTATGAAACAGAATGTCGTAACAATGGTCATCCACCGCGTGTACAAAGTGCTCGATCAACTTCTTCTGAAGGTGCAGAATCAAATAAAAGTAATACTCAACTTCTTCGAAAAGCTATTACTGTTCCAGGACATCGTTTACCTGATTATCAACGTAGATTCGAG GTACTGTtggttgaaaatgaagaaCTAAAACGAGATATCAACCGGTTACGGGCAGATAATGCTGAACTTGTCAAAACTGCAAAACACGCTCAAGCTAGCGCTGATGCAATGACG CATCATCTCGGTACCAGTGAAATGGCAAGAAAAGACTTGATCAAGAAATTCCACAGGCAACAAAAGCAG CATAATCAGTTAGAGAAAAGTCTGACACGTCAGGCATGTGATTGGGTccaacaaaagaaaaagatgcaAGCCTTGGAACAAGAATATAGATGGAGTCAG GTGAATCCTATGGCGATATTAGGAAGCGAACAAAGGACTTACGCACATCCAGTTCAACGGAATGTCGATCAGCCTCGCATGATGTTTCCAGTCACCAGCTATGCGTCCGCTAACACCTAA
- the LOC141901934 gene encoding monocarboxylate transporter 12-like isoform X3, protein MAGNFWRKLCHHINHSFTEYRNVFTRPLASIVANRVGFRWLVIGAGLVSFGGLVTSVYVNSIYVLMFTFGVVTGVGFGMAFTPCAVIPATYFPDKQALVTGLALSGIGCGSCIMPFFIEFTIEQYGWRGSMMILGGLSLNLCVCGALIRPLPRNMKRIHIQQQRRDNFSSALSILSIEDFYQTKIFKSIPYLVFLLHGFLFTLGLSVMLVHITSLVEEQTHVSKFLSSAFLVGFSACNFVGRIVHGFVAHIDRVHVFSQHILAYILGSVSVLLMTLTSSYAVMLCFGCITAFMCATFGSLIPEILSEIIGHEYLTTGYGYMNLAFGLGFTGGAPFAGWLHGLSGEYRYSLYFTAVVIFLSALVMVPFSCSSLKHHTRKISKQKTAQTTFVREEQVSILELGPERCQTENCT, encoded by the exons ATGGCTGGAAACTTTTGGCGAAAGCTATGCCACCACATCAATCATAGCTTCACTGAATATAGGAATGTTTTCACTC GGCCACTTGCAAGCATCGTAGCAAATCGTGTCGGGTTCCGATGGCTTGTTATTGGTGCAGGGTTGGTCTCATTTGGCGGGCTCGTGACGTCCGTTTACGTGAATAGCATTTACGTTCTAATGTTTACATTTGGTGTTGTAACCG GGGTTGGTTTTGGAATGGCTTTTACTCCGTGCGCTGTAATTCCGGCAACGTATTTCCCAGACAAGCAGGCACTAGTGACTGGTCTGGCGTTATCGGGCATTGGCTGTGGTTCGTGTATcatgccatttttcattgaattcacaATTGAGCAATACGGATGGCGCGGCTCAATGATGATTTTAGGAGGATTGTCGTTAAATTTATGCGTCTGTGGAGCTCTGATCCGTCCATTACcaagaaatatgaaacgaaTCCATATTCAACAGCAACGCCGAGACAACTTTTCATCAGCCCTAAGCATTCTAAGCATTGAAGACTTTTATCaaacaaaaatctttaaatccaTTCCTTATTTAGTATTCCTACTACATGGATTCTTATTCACTCTCGGCTTATCCGTTATGTTGGTGCATATAACATCCCTAGTCGAGGAACAAACCCACGTATCGAAGTTTCTATCTAGTGCGTTTCTCGTAGGATTTAGTGCCTGTAACTTCGTTGGACGCATCGTTCACGGGTTCGTCGCTCATATTGACCGCGTGCATGTTTTTAGCCAGCATATTTTAGCTTATATTCTGGGGTCTGTTAGCGTTTTGCTGATGACGCTGACGTCGTCATACGCGGTCATGTTGTGCTTTGGTTGTATCACAGCTTTCATGTGCGCTACATTCGGTAGTCTTATTCCAGAAATACTATCAGAAATAATCGGACATGAATATTTGACCACTGGATATGGTTACATGAACTTAGCATTTGGTTTGGGGTTTACTGGTGGGGCACCGTTTGCTGGGTGGCTGCATGGCTTATCCGGAGAGTATAGATACTCTTTGTATTTTACGGCGGTTGTGATATTTCTATCAGCATTAGTCATGGTTCCTTTCAGTTGTAGTAGTTTGAAACATCATACAAGGAAAATCTCCAAGCAAAAAACAGCGCAAACTACGTTCGTTCGGGAAGAACAGGTTAGCATTCTCGAATTAGGACCGGAAAGATGCCAGACTGAAAATTGTACATAG
- the LOC141901934 gene encoding monocarboxylate transporter 14-like isoform X2, producing the protein MFSLVGPLASIVANRVGFRWLVIGAGLVSFGGLVTSVYVNSIYVLMFTFGVVTGVGFGMAFTPCAVIPATYFPDKQALVTGLALSGIGCGSCIMPFFIEFTIEQYGWRGSMMILGGLSLNLCVCGALIRPLPRNMKRIHIQQQRRDNFSSALSILSIEDFYQTKIFKSIPYLVFLLHGFLFTLGLSVMLVHITSLVEEQTHVSKFLSSAFLVGFSACNFVGRIVHGFVAHIDRVHVFSQHILAYILGSVSVLLMTLTSSYAVMLCFGCITAFMCATFGSLIPEILSEIIGHEYLTTGYGYMNLAFGLGFTGGAPFAGWLHGLSGEYRYSLYFTAVVIFLSALVMVPFSCSSLKHHTRKISKQKTAQTTFVREEQVSILELGPERCQTENCT; encoded by the exons ATGTTTTCACTCGTAG GGCCACTTGCAAGCATCGTAGCAAATCGTGTCGGGTTCCGATGGCTTGTTATTGGTGCAGGGTTGGTCTCATTTGGCGGGCTCGTGACGTCCGTTTACGTGAATAGCATTTACGTTCTAATGTTTACATTTGGTGTTGTAACCG GGGTTGGTTTTGGAATGGCTTTTACTCCGTGCGCTGTAATTCCGGCAACGTATTTCCCAGACAAGCAGGCACTAGTGACTGGTCTGGCGTTATCGGGCATTGGCTGTGGTTCGTGTATcatgccatttttcattgaattcacaATTGAGCAATACGGATGGCGCGGCTCAATGATGATTTTAGGAGGATTGTCGTTAAATTTATGCGTCTGTGGAGCTCTGATCCGTCCATTACcaagaaatatgaaacgaaTCCATATTCAACAGCAACGCCGAGACAACTTTTCATCAGCCCTAAGCATTCTAAGCATTGAAGACTTTTATCaaacaaaaatctttaaatccaTTCCTTATTTAGTATTCCTACTACATGGATTCTTATTCACTCTCGGCTTATCCGTTATGTTGGTGCATATAACATCCCTAGTCGAGGAACAAACCCACGTATCGAAGTTTCTATCTAGTGCGTTTCTCGTAGGATTTAGTGCCTGTAACTTCGTTGGACGCATCGTTCACGGGTTCGTCGCTCATATTGACCGCGTGCATGTTTTTAGCCAGCATATTTTAGCTTATATTCTGGGGTCTGTTAGCGTTTTGCTGATGACGCTGACGTCGTCATACGCGGTCATGTTGTGCTTTGGTTGTATCACAGCTTTCATGTGCGCTACATTCGGTAGTCTTATTCCAGAAATACTATCAGAAATAATCGGACATGAATATTTGACCACTGGATATGGTTACATGAACTTAGCATTTGGTTTGGGGTTTACTGGTGGGGCACCGTTTGCTGGGTGGCTGCATGGCTTATCCGGAGAGTATAGATACTCTTTGTATTTTACGGCGGTTGTGATATTTCTATCAGCATTAGTCATGGTTCCTTTCAGTTGTAGTAGTTTGAAACATCATACAAGGAAAATCTCCAAGCAAAAAACAGCGCAAACTACGTTCGTTCGGGAAGAACAGGTTAGCATTCTCGAATTAGGACCGGAAAGATGCCAGACTGAAAATTGTACATAG
- the LOC141901934 gene encoding monocarboxylate transporter 14-like isoform X1, translating into MDKCSSEGRWVVVFASFVGCFLIGGVSFTCSIFYVQWLETFGESYATTSIIASLNIGMFSLVGPLASIVANRVGFRWLVIGAGLVSFGGLVTSVYVNSIYVLMFTFGVVTGVGFGMAFTPCAVIPATYFPDKQALVTGLALSGIGCGSCIMPFFIEFTIEQYGWRGSMMILGGLSLNLCVCGALIRPLPRNMKRIHIQQQRRDNFSSALSILSIEDFYQTKIFKSIPYLVFLLHGFLFTLGLSVMLVHITSLVEEQTHVSKFLSSAFLVGFSACNFVGRIVHGFVAHIDRVHVFSQHILAYILGSVSVLLMTLTSSYAVMLCFGCITAFMCATFGSLIPEILSEIIGHEYLTTGYGYMNLAFGLGFTGGAPFAGWLHGLSGEYRYSLYFTAVVIFLSALVMVPFSCSSLKHHTRKISKQKTAQTTFVREEQVSILELGPERCQTENCT; encoded by the exons at ggATAAGTGCTCCAGCGAAGGGCGATGGGTAGTAGTATTTGCATCGTTTGTCGGGTGTTTTCTCATCGGAGGTGTATCATTCACCTGTAGTATTTTCTACGTTCAATGGCTGGAAACTTTTGGCGAAAGCTATGCCACCACATCAATCATAGCTTCACTGAATATAGGAATGTTTTCACTCGTAG GGCCACTTGCAAGCATCGTAGCAAATCGTGTCGGGTTCCGATGGCTTGTTATTGGTGCAGGGTTGGTCTCATTTGGCGGGCTCGTGACGTCCGTTTACGTGAATAGCATTTACGTTCTAATGTTTACATTTGGTGTTGTAACCG GGGTTGGTTTTGGAATGGCTTTTACTCCGTGCGCTGTAATTCCGGCAACGTATTTCCCAGACAAGCAGGCACTAGTGACTGGTCTGGCGTTATCGGGCATTGGCTGTGGTTCGTGTATcatgccatttttcattgaattcacaATTGAGCAATACGGATGGCGCGGCTCAATGATGATTTTAGGAGGATTGTCGTTAAATTTATGCGTCTGTGGAGCTCTGATCCGTCCATTACcaagaaatatgaaacgaaTCCATATTCAACAGCAACGCCGAGACAACTTTTCATCAGCCCTAAGCATTCTAAGCATTGAAGACTTTTATCaaacaaaaatctttaaatccaTTCCTTATTTAGTATTCCTACTACATGGATTCTTATTCACTCTCGGCTTATCCGTTATGTTGGTGCATATAACATCCCTAGTCGAGGAACAAACCCACGTATCGAAGTTTCTATCTAGTGCGTTTCTCGTAGGATTTAGTGCCTGTAACTTCGTTGGACGCATCGTTCACGGGTTCGTCGCTCATATTGACCGCGTGCATGTTTTTAGCCAGCATATTTTAGCTTATATTCTGGGGTCTGTTAGCGTTTTGCTGATGACGCTGACGTCGTCATACGCGGTCATGTTGTGCTTTGGTTGTATCACAGCTTTCATGTGCGCTACATTCGGTAGTCTTATTCCAGAAATACTATCAGAAATAATCGGACATGAATATTTGACCACTGGATATGGTTACATGAACTTAGCATTTGGTTTGGGGTTTACTGGTGGGGCACCGTTTGCTGGGTGGCTGCATGGCTTATCCGGAGAGTATAGATACTCTTTGTATTTTACGGCGGTTGTGATATTTCTATCAGCATTAGTCATGGTTCCTTTCAGTTGTAGTAGTTTGAAACATCATACAAGGAAAATCTCCAAGCAAAAAACAGCGCAAACTACGTTCGTTCGGGAAGAACAGGTTAGCATTCTCGAATTAGGACCGGAAAGATGCCAGACTGAAAATTGTACATAG
- the LOC141901939 gene encoding uncharacterized protein LOC141901939 isoform X2, translating to MSDNKDLKKLVDDVHKTNQSVVKELDQLTLAGKQTIAPELLEKLQIAQGSYEELQKYLEDNEEKKRNDEKQKLGHKKVILSPEEQELTYELKAQMMRQIDVQNAKLKTELKLHGKKEELRVANQVNRRLHDEWTMSRTNSMKLLKMFERKAKEANDKVNQLQIELLKSKQLAKKYHDMYETECRNNGHPPRVQSARSTSSEGAESNKSNTQLLRKAITVPGHRLPDYQRRFEVLLVENEELKRDINRLRADNAELVKTAKHAQASADAMTHHLGTSEMARKDLIKKFHRQQKQHNQLEKSLTRQACDWVQQKKKMQALEQEYRWSQVNPMAILGSEQRTYAHPVQRNVDQPRMMFPVTSYASANT from the exons ATGTCTGATAATAAG GATTTGAAAAAACTGGTTGATGACGTTCATAAAACCAATCAAAGTGTAGTCAAAGAACTAGATCAACTTACTCTAGCAGGGAAACAAACTATTGCTCCGGAGTTACTTGAGAAATTACAAATTGCGCAAGGCTCTTATGAAGAG CTTCAAAAATACCTGGAAGATAATgaagagaaaaaaagaaatgatgaaaaacaaaaacttgGACACAAAAA GGTTATACTGAGTCCTGAAGAGCAAGAATTAACGTATGAGTTAAAAGCACAAATGATGAGACAAATCGACGTTCAGAATGCTAAACTCAAGACGGAATTAAAACTTCATGGAAAGAAGGAGGAATTAAGAGTAGCCAATCAGGTTAATCGTAGATTACATGATGAGTGGACAATGTCACGCACGAATTCGATGAAActtctgaaaatgtttgaaagaAAAGCTAAAGAAG CTAATGACAAGGTGAACCAGCTACAAATTGAGCTTTTGAAGTCAAAACAGTTGGCCAAGAAATATCATGACATGTATGAAACAGAATGTCGTAACAATGGTCATCCACCGCGTGTACAAAGTGCTCGATCAACTTCTTCTGAAGGTGCAGAATCAAATAAAAGTAATACTCAACTTCTTCGAAAAGCTATTACTGTTCCAGGACATCGTTTACCTGATTATCAACGTAGATTCGAG GTACTGTtggttgaaaatgaagaaCTAAAACGAGATATCAACCGGTTACGGGCAGATAATGCTGAACTTGTCAAAACTGCAAAACACGCTCAAGCTAGCGCTGATGCAATGACG CATCATCTCGGTACCAGTGAAATGGCAAGAAAAGACTTGATCAAGAAATTCCACAGGCAACAAAAGCAG CATAATCAGTTAGAGAAAAGTCTGACACGTCAGGCATGTGATTGGGTccaacaaaagaaaaagatgcaAGCCTTGGAACAAGAATATAGATGGAGTCAG GTGAATCCTATGGCGATATTAGGAAGCGAACAAAGGACTTACGCACATCCAGTTCAACGGAATGTCGATCAGCCTCGCATGATGTTTCCAGTCACCAGCTATGCGTCCGCTAACACCTAA